The Rhodoferax sediminis genome has a segment encoding these proteins:
- a CDS encoding TraR/DksA family transcriptional regulator, with protein METYNARLAPRFSQLLAQREAELRTILHASDNLSDETGGAEQHEVVDFKDVATGQTLARVDDIKVEHAAQELQNVLDARRRLQDQSYGFCMRCGEAIDLRRLVALPAAPFCASCQAEYEHGQRLAMRR; from the coding sequence ATGGAAACATACAACGCTCGGTTGGCACCTCGCTTCAGTCAACTGCTCGCGCAGCGAGAGGCGGAACTGCGCACGATTCTTCATGCGTCCGACAATTTGAGCGATGAGACAGGGGGGGCTGAACAGCACGAAGTAGTGGATTTCAAGGATGTGGCCACGGGGCAGACCTTGGCCAGGGTCGACGACATCAAGGTGGAGCATGCCGCCCAAGAGTTGCAGAACGTGCTGGATGCGCGTCGCCGTCTGCAGGACCAGAGTTATGGATTTTGCATGCGTTGCGGCGAAGCGATCGACCTGCGGCGCCTTGTGGCCCTGCCCGCCGCGCCTTTTTGTGCCTCGTGCCAGGCTGAATACGAGCATGGCCAGAGGCTGGCCATGCGGCGCTGA
- a CDS encoding universal stress protein has translation MSTYHQILVPVDGSPVSDAALLEAIRFAHLTGARLRLVHVVDVLQYVNGFEPPASYANDILPRMRAAGEKILAHGRQMALDQGVQADSVLIMEAPGRLCDQIAEQARQAKADLIVVGSHGRRGIGRALLGSDAEQIVRYAPVPVLVVRAIGAPT, from the coding sequence ATGTCCACCTACCATCAGATTCTCGTGCCGGTTGACGGCAGCCCCGTGTCGGACGCGGCGCTGCTCGAGGCTATCCGATTCGCTCATTTGACGGGTGCCAGGTTGCGGCTGGTCCATGTGGTGGATGTGCTCCAGTATGTCAACGGCTTTGAGCCGCCAGCCAGCTACGCCAACGACATCCTCCCGCGCATGCGCGCCGCCGGCGAAAAAATACTGGCGCACGGGCGGCAAATGGCGCTGGACCAGGGTGTGCAGGCCGACAGCGTGCTGATCATGGAGGCACCGGGGCGGCTTTGCGACCAAATAGCCGAGCAGGCCAGGCAGGCCAAGGCAGACCTGATCGTGGTGGGCTCCCATGGGCGGCGCGGCATCGGCCGGGCTTTGCTCGGCAGTGACGCCGAGCAGATCGTGCGATACGCCCCGGTGCCGGTGCTGGTCGTGCGCGCTATCGGCGCGCCGACCTGA
- a CDS encoding universal stress protein has translation MKILLAVDGSQYTKRMLAYLAVHDEWFTSDHEYTAFHGVLALPHRAVAFAGPELVRGYYHDDAEAVFGPIRIILKRRGIEATFVHKVGHPAENIAKLAEKGKFDLLVMGSHGHGALAGLVLGSVATKVLAQCSTPVLLIR, from the coding sequence ATGAAAATATTGCTCGCTGTAGACGGCAGCCAGTACACCAAGCGCATGCTGGCGTATCTGGCGGTGCATGACGAGTGGTTCACTTCGGACCATGAATACACGGCCTTCCACGGCGTCCTGGCGCTGCCGCACCGGGCGGTGGCATTTGCCGGGCCGGAACTCGTTCGCGGCTACTACCATGATGACGCTGAAGCGGTCTTCGGACCGATCCGGATCATCCTGAAGCGCCGAGGCATCGAAGCGACTTTCGTCCATAAAGTCGGCCATCCGGCAGAGAACATTGCCAAGCTGGCCGAGAAAGGCAAGTTCGACCTGCTGGTGATGGGCTCGCACGGCCACGGTGCCCTTGCAGGCCTCGTGCTCGGCTCGGTCGCGACGAAGGTCCTGGCCCAGTGCTCGACCCCGGTGCTGTTGATCCGGTAA
- a CDS encoding efflux transporter outer membrane subunit — translation MLVTALPAMLLACGTLPVRDAALPQTPIPSAWFSLATPPPVPQPASSLALWWQRFGDEQLTALITRSLLANTDVRSAQAALQQARALRDVKSASLGPSLSAAASAQHSQTGGNTAVNNFQAGFDASWEPDVFGGNRSALNAAEADARAAAASLASVQVSLAAEVAVTYMDLRGLQARLAIARTSLATQTETLQITRWRVQAGLASSLDEEQAIAASEQTRALIPTLQTSAAQDLSSLAVLAGLAPGALQDTLGLPAAVPQAAGDLALAFPADTLRQRPDVRAAEHRVSAALARVSQADAARYPGFQISGSLGLNALTLGSLGSSASVARALLASVSVPLFDGGALRAQVRAQEAALEQARVAYQAAVLTALKDVEDALVSLQGNRERLASLQTAADAAFNADLLARQRYTSGLIDFISVLETQRTLLATQDSVESTRASLSADHVRLYKALGGGWTPAAETTSHP, via the coding sequence ATGTTGGTGACCGCTTTGCCGGCGATGCTGCTGGCCTGTGGCACGCTGCCCGTGCGCGATGCCGCCTTGCCGCAAACACCCATACCGTCCGCCTGGTTCTCGCTCGCCACGCCACCGCCCGTGCCCCAGCCGGCCAGCTCGCTGGCACTGTGGTGGCAGCGCTTCGGTGACGAACAGTTGACAGCGCTCATCACCCGGTCCCTCCTGGCCAATACCGACGTTCGCAGCGCGCAGGCGGCGCTGCAGCAGGCTCGCGCGCTGCGCGACGTCAAGTCGGCCAGCCTGGGCCCCAGCCTGAGCGCGGCGGCCTCGGCGCAGCACAGCCAGACCGGCGGCAATACCGCCGTCAACAATTTCCAGGCCGGCTTTGATGCCAGCTGGGAACCCGATGTGTTTGGCGGTAACCGCAGCGCCCTGAACGCCGCCGAAGCCGATGCCCGCGCCGCCGCGGCCAGCCTGGCCAGCGTACAGGTCTCGCTCGCCGCCGAGGTGGCGGTAACCTACATGGACCTGCGCGGGCTGCAGGCGCGACTGGCGATTGCCCGCACCAGCCTGGCAACTCAGACCGAAACGCTGCAGATCACGCGCTGGCGTGTCCAGGCGGGCCTGGCGTCCTCGCTGGACGAGGAGCAGGCCATCGCCGCCAGCGAACAGACCCGCGCCCTGATTCCGACGCTGCAGACCAGCGCCGCCCAGGATCTGAGCAGCCTGGCCGTGCTGGCGGGCCTGGCGCCCGGCGCGCTGCAAGACACGCTGGGCCTCCCCGCTGCCGTGCCGCAGGCGGCCGGCGACCTCGCGCTGGCCTTTCCCGCCGACACGCTGCGCCAGCGCCCCGACGTGCGCGCCGCCGAACACCGCGTCAGCGCGGCCCTGGCCCGCGTCTCGCAGGCCGATGCCGCGCGCTACCCGGGCTTTCAGATCAGCGGCTCGCTCGGCCTGAACGCGCTGACGCTGGGCTCGCTGGGCAGCAGCGCCTCGGTCGCCCGCGCGCTGCTGGCCAGCGTCTCGGTGCCGCTGTTCGATGGCGGCGCGCTGCGCGCCCAGGTGCGGGCCCAGGAAGCCGCGCTGGAGCAGGCGCGGGTGGCCTACCAGGCGGCGGTACTCACGGCCCTGAAGGACGTCGAAGACGCCCTGGTGTCCCTGCAGGGCAACCGCGAACGGCTGGCCAGCCTGCAGACGGCGGCCGACGCCGCCTTCAATGCCGACCTGCTGGCCCGCCAGCGCTACACCAGCGGGCTGATCGACTTTATCTCGGTGCTGGAAACGCAGCGCACCCTGCTTGCCACGCAGGACAGCGTGGAGAGCACGCGCGCCAGTCTGAGCGCCGACCATGTGCGTCTGTACAAGGCCCTGGGCGGCGGCTGGACGCCAGCGGCCGAGACAACTTCACACCCATGA
- a CDS encoding bifunctional acetate--CoA ligase family protein/GNAT family N-acetyltransferase has product MSVRNLEALFQPTSVAVIGASDRKGSVGSLVLRNLKLGGFKGPLWPVNRQHATIDGGPAWTDVASLPQAPDLAVICTPPGTVPELIAALGRKGTRAAIVLTAGLKQPSLQGGPSLEQAMLEAARPYLLRILGPNCIGALVPGVSLNASFAPGNAQPGRVAFVTQSGALATAMLDWANSCNIGFSHFISLGDSADVDFGDVLDYLASDAQTRAILMYAESFKSARKFMSAARAAARNKPVIVVKAGRAPDGAKAAASHTGALAGSDAVVDAAIRRSGMLRVDTLESLFDAAETLSHARPWRGDRLAILTNGGGAGVLAADALQLGGGRLARLSEQTMGALDQCLPATWSHGNPIDIIGDAPVDRYRDALRVLLAAPEVDAVLFMHAPTAIVPAAEIASACLTLIGESARPVLTCWLGGSAVAAARAACTAGGIACYNTPERAVAAWLQLVDYARNQEALQQLPAAALEGFLPDTLAASSLHERALQGGREWLDGACAHALLRAYGIPVVETVQVGDVEQAVAAAAQISYPVALKIVSPQIIHKSDVGGVALALASAEEVRAAAVKMREQVARLLPQAVVLGFTVQAMAERPGAHELIVGIATDAVFGPVILLGEGGIAVELHKSHAVALPPLNANLASDMITRSGLAPLLAGYRGRPPADQKSLVDTLLKVSQMACDLPWLAELDINPLLVDERGVLAVDARVRLRPVAPGEGSRLAIRPYPSALEERIEVAGHDLLVRPIRPEDGWRLMDFYAKASPADMRLRFFMARREVPHSELARYSQIDYDREMTFVALATMDSGDQIMAGEVRAACDPDNVRAEFAIQVASHWQGKGLGRQLLDKLIRYLRERGTAEVVGQCLVENLGMAALARQCGFQVSIEPSRDTMALHLQLR; this is encoded by the coding sequence ATGAGCGTTCGAAATCTAGAAGCCCTCTTCCAGCCCACCTCGGTGGCGGTGATCGGCGCCTCCGACCGCAAGGGGAGCGTCGGATCGCTGGTGTTGCGCAACCTCAAGCTTGGCGGGTTCAAGGGTCCCCTCTGGCCAGTCAACAGGCAGCATGCAACCATAGACGGCGGGCCGGCCTGGACAGACGTTGCGTCGTTGCCGCAGGCGCCCGACCTGGCCGTGATCTGCACGCCGCCGGGCACCGTGCCGGAACTGATTGCCGCCTTGGGCCGCAAGGGAACGCGCGCCGCTATCGTGCTGACGGCAGGGCTGAAGCAGCCGTCCCTGCAGGGGGGCCCATCGCTGGAGCAAGCCATGCTGGAGGCGGCGCGGCCGTACCTGCTGCGCATCCTGGGGCCCAACTGCATTGGCGCACTGGTTCCGGGCGTCTCGCTCAATGCCAGCTTTGCGCCCGGCAACGCCCAGCCAGGCCGAGTGGCGTTCGTAACCCAGTCCGGTGCGCTGGCCACCGCGATGCTGGATTGGGCGAACAGCTGCAATATTGGGTTTTCGCATTTCATCTCGTTGGGTGACAGTGCCGATGTGGACTTCGGCGATGTTCTCGATTACCTCGCGAGCGATGCGCAAACCCGGGCTATTTTGATGTACGCCGAATCATTCAAGTCCGCGCGAAAATTCATGTCGGCGGCGCGTGCGGCTGCGCGCAACAAGCCGGTGATTGTGGTCAAGGCGGGGCGCGCGCCCGATGGAGCCAAGGCTGCTGCCTCGCACACCGGGGCCCTGGCGGGCTCCGACGCGGTGGTCGATGCCGCCATCCGGCGCTCTGGCATGCTGCGGGTGGATACGCTGGAGTCGTTGTTCGATGCCGCCGAAACCCTGTCCCATGCGCGGCCCTGGCGCGGCGATCGACTGGCCATCCTCACCAATGGCGGTGGTGCCGGAGTGCTGGCGGCGGACGCCCTGCAACTGGGCGGCGGCCGGCTCGCCCGTCTGAGTGAGCAGACGATGGGCGCCCTCGATCAATGCCTGCCGGCCACCTGGTCGCACGGCAACCCGATCGACATCATTGGCGATGCGCCGGTCGATCGCTACCGAGACGCATTGCGCGTGCTGCTAGCGGCACCCGAGGTCGATGCTGTGCTGTTCATGCACGCGCCAACGGCCATCGTGCCCGCGGCAGAGATCGCATCTGCGTGCCTGACGCTCATCGGGGAATCCGCCCGGCCGGTGCTCACCTGCTGGCTGGGTGGTAGCGCGGTTGCGGCAGCGCGCGCAGCCTGCACCGCTGGGGGCATCGCCTGCTACAACACGCCCGAACGCGCCGTCGCAGCGTGGCTGCAACTGGTCGATTACGCGCGCAACCAGGAAGCCCTGCAGCAACTTCCGGCCGCCGCGCTGGAGGGCTTTCTGCCTGACACGCTGGCGGCCAGTTCACTGCATGAACGGGCGTTGCAAGGCGGCCGCGAGTGGCTCGACGGAGCCTGCGCCCACGCGCTGCTGCGCGCCTACGGCATTCCCGTCGTGGAAACCGTGCAGGTCGGCGATGTGGAGCAGGCGGTGGCTGCCGCAGCGCAGATCAGCTATCCGGTGGCACTGAAAATTGTGTCGCCACAGATCATTCACAAGTCTGACGTTGGCGGCGTTGCACTGGCCCTGGCATCTGCTGAAGAGGTCAGGGCGGCTGCCGTGAAAATGCGCGAACAGGTGGCGCGCCTGCTGCCGCAGGCCGTGGTGCTGGGCTTCACGGTGCAAGCCATGGCCGAGCGCCCCGGCGCGCATGAGCTGATTGTCGGAATTGCCACGGATGCGGTGTTCGGTCCGGTCATCCTGCTGGGCGAGGGCGGCATCGCCGTCGAACTGCATAAGAGCCATGCGGTGGCCTTGCCGCCGCTGAATGCCAATCTGGCGAGTGACATGATCACCAGAAGCGGGCTTGCGCCCCTGCTGGCGGGTTACCGGGGCCGCCCGCCAGCGGATCAGAAGTCGCTCGTGGACACGTTGCTGAAGGTGTCGCAAATGGCCTGCGACCTGCCCTGGCTCGCCGAGCTCGACATCAACCCGCTGCTCGTCGATGAGCGGGGCGTGCTGGCCGTGGACGCGCGTGTCAGGCTGCGGCCGGTGGCGCCGGGCGAGGGCAGCCGGCTCGCCATTCGCCCGTATCCTTCGGCCCTTGAAGAGCGCATCGAAGTGGCAGGCCACGATTTGCTGGTACGCCCGATTCGTCCCGAAGATGGCTGGCGCCTGATGGACTTTTACGCCAAGGCATCGCCCGCTGACATGCGCCTGCGCTTTTTCATGGCGCGGCGCGAAGTGCCTCATTCAGAGTTGGCGCGCTACAGCCAGATCGACTATGACCGCGAGATGACCTTCGTTGCGCTCGCGACCATGGACTCCGGCGACCAGATCATGGCGGGCGAAGTGCGCGCTGCATGCGATCCCGACAATGTGCGGGCGGAATTTGCAATCCAGGTGGCCTCCCACTGGCAGGGCAAAGGCCTGGGCCGGCAGTTGCTGGACAAACTGATCCGTTACCTGCGCGAACGCGGTACCGCCGAAGTGGTGGGGCAATGTCTGGTGGAGAACCTGGGCATGGCTGCGCTGGCGCGCCAATGCGGCTTCCAGGTTTCGATCGAGCCGTCACGGGACACCATGGCGCTGCATCTGCAGCTGCGCTGA
- a CDS encoding phasin family protein, protein MSSKASPSASNHEAVAGNLAPMNLMADLGRQQLALATESACALFRGSEAMRKIQQQAAHQACAHHEAAAQRLRGTCEPADLLAIQSDLLRSNFQEAAEYWQALMANALKTQSEMMGCANRIFNTKAENGFKPALEAWQAAMAGSLNGAANWPAMQQ, encoded by the coding sequence ATGAGTTCAAAAGCTTCTCCCTCGGCGTCGAATCATGAGGCCGTAGCCGGCAATTTGGCGCCCATGAATTTGATGGCCGACCTGGGCCGCCAACAGCTTGCGCTGGCAACCGAAAGTGCGTGTGCCTTGTTTCGCGGCTCTGAAGCTATGCGAAAAATCCAGCAACAGGCAGCACATCAGGCGTGCGCGCACCATGAGGCGGCGGCGCAAAGGCTGCGTGGGACGTGCGAGCCAGCCGACTTGCTGGCCATCCAGTCGGACCTCTTGCGTTCAAATTTCCAAGAGGCAGCCGAGTACTGGCAGGCGTTGATGGCAAATGCGCTAAAGACCCAATCCGAGATGATGGGTTGCGCAAACCGCATATTCAACACGAAAGCTGAAAACGGGTTCAAGCCAGCACTCGAAGCCTGGCAAGCGGCCATGGCGGGTTCGCTGAATGGCGCGGCAAACTGGCCTGCCATGCAGCAGTGA
- a CDS encoding PHA/PHB synthase family protein produces MAPSNSRPDGYAPAPMDLPLKLWLARLAHGISPASVSLAYADWLSHLLVAPSKQADLAASALRKAMLWLQYAPHSWRGGCPLCVEPLPQDKRFSPQEWHVPPFSALAQAFLLQQQWWAEAMTGIRGVSKHHEDVAAFTMRQWLDMWSPSNFVATNPQVLRETLATGSINLANGVANWWRDALSVLSDGKPRGVEQFRPGHDMAVTPGKVVFRNRLIELIQYEPATAEVDAEPMLIVPSWIMKYYILDLTPDDSLVKYLVTHGHTVFMVSWKNPDTSDRNLGLNDYVEFGVMAALDVVRSIRPRTRVHAVGYCLGGTLLAIAAAVLADEHPNPLMTVTLLAAETDFKEPGELGLFIDESQISFVEDLMSERGYLDGRQMAGAFQLINSKDLVWSKLVHEYLMGARTPMTALRAWNADATRMPARMHSEYLRGLYLHNDLAEGRYRVAGQPVRLADIKLPLFVVATEGDHVSPWKSVYKIHRLAGGPVSFALTSGGHNVGIVNPPAGPAAYSQAGYRFASCKPGKAPANPQDWLDAAEQRTGSWWPCWHEWLHKHSSQTVKPPTLDGLVLDGTTLAAPGSYIYLD; encoded by the coding sequence ATGGCGCCTTCCAACTCCCGGCCCGATGGATATGCACCCGCTCCGATGGATCTGCCACTCAAGCTCTGGCTGGCCCGGCTGGCTCACGGAATTTCGCCGGCGTCGGTCAGCCTTGCATACGCTGACTGGCTCAGCCACCTGCTGGTTGCGCCGTCCAAGCAGGCCGATCTGGCTGCCAGTGCACTGCGCAAGGCGATGCTATGGCTGCAGTATGCGCCGCATTCATGGCGTGGCGGGTGCCCCTTGTGCGTGGAGCCCCTGCCGCAGGACAAACGTTTCTCACCACAGGAATGGCATGTACCGCCGTTCAGTGCACTGGCTCAGGCCTTCTTATTGCAGCAGCAGTGGTGGGCCGAGGCCATGACCGGTATTCGCGGTGTATCGAAACACCATGAGGATGTAGCCGCCTTCACCATGCGCCAATGGCTGGACATGTGGTCACCTTCGAATTTCGTCGCGACCAATCCCCAGGTTTTGAGAGAAACGCTGGCCACTGGCTCGATCAACCTCGCGAATGGCGTGGCCAACTGGTGGCGTGATGCGCTGTCTGTGCTTTCAGATGGCAAGCCACGCGGCGTCGAGCAGTTCAGGCCCGGGCATGACATGGCAGTAACGCCGGGCAAGGTGGTGTTCAGGAACCGGCTGATTGAGTTGATCCAGTATGAACCCGCCACGGCAGAGGTTGATGCTGAGCCGATGCTCATCGTACCGTCATGGATCATGAAGTACTACATCCTGGACCTGACGCCCGACGATTCGCTGGTCAAATATCTGGTCACGCACGGGCATACCGTTTTCATGGTGTCCTGGAAAAATCCCGACACCAGCGACCGCAACCTGGGTCTGAACGACTACGTAGAGTTCGGTGTGATGGCGGCACTCGATGTCGTTCGGTCGATCCGGCCGCGCACGCGCGTGCACGCCGTGGGCTACTGCCTTGGGGGAACGCTGCTCGCCATCGCGGCGGCGGTGCTGGCGGACGAGCACCCCAATCCACTGATGACGGTAACGCTGCTGGCTGCGGAGACTGATTTCAAGGAGCCCGGCGAGCTGGGGTTGTTCATCGACGAAAGTCAAATTTCGTTTGTCGAAGACTTGATGTCCGAGCGGGGATACCTGGACGGTCGGCAGATGGCGGGTGCCTTCCAGTTGATCAACTCGAAGGATCTGGTGTGGTCGAAACTCGTGCATGAATACCTCATGGGCGCGCGCACGCCGATGACGGCGCTGCGAGCCTGGAATGCCGATGCAACACGCATGCCGGCACGCATGCACAGCGAATATCTGCGCGGGCTTTACCTTCACAACGATCTGGCCGAAGGCCGCTACCGTGTTGCTGGTCAGCCGGTGAGGCTGGCCGACATCAAACTGCCTCTTTTCGTAGTGGCGACCGAGGGCGACCATGTCTCGCCCTGGAAGTCGGTATACAAGATTCATCGGCTGGCGGGTGGTCCGGTCAGCTTTGCGCTGACCTCAGGCGGTCATAACGTCGGCATCGTCAATCCGCCGGCCGGTCCAGCGGCGTACTCGCAGGCAGGCTACCGCTTTGCTTCATGCAAGCCGGGCAAGGCGCCTGCCAACCCCCAAGACTGGCTCGACGCGGCAGAGCAGCGCACCGGCTCCTGGTGGCCCTGCTGGCATGAGTGGCTGCACAAGCACTCATCGCAGACGGTCAAGCCGCCAACACTCGATGGACTGGTGCTCGACGGTACGACCTTGGCAGCGCCCGGAAGTTACATATACCTGGACTGA